The window AAAAGGCAGCTTTTCTTCAGTATCGCAGCACTACTGACCATGGTCGTCGTCTCGTTGATACCTTATCAGACATGGAGAACGGGCGCTGCTCCTCTGCTGATACTTACCGTGGCGCTCCTGGGGGTGGTCCTGAGCCCGCTTGGCCACACCGCGAACAACGCGACGCGGTGGCTCAAGCTTGGCCCTTTCTCCTTTCAGATCGCCGAGTTCGCCAAGTTGGTCGTTGTAATCTACCTGGCAAGATACCTGGGAGATCGCGGCGATGATATTCGTAAGGATGGGAGGATGCTGATAAAGCCCATTGTCATCCTCGCCATTATCCTCGGACTTATCGTATCTGAACCGGACCTGGGCACTGCCATTTTTATCGGGATACTGGGATGTTCCATCCTTTTTGTGGGGGGGATTCCCTTTAGAAGGCTTGTCGGCCTCGGCCTTGCCGCTATCCCCGTGGTTGCCTACCTGGTTGTCAACAGGGATTTCAGAATTCAAAGGATCCAGGCGTTTCTGGATCCCTGGAAGGAATATGCCGGTTCCGGTTTTCAACTGGTACAGTCCTTCCTTGCCTTCGGGGATGGGGGAATCCTGGGAACCGGCCTTGGGGGTGGAAAGAGCAAACTTCTCTTCCTCCCGGAATCGCATACGGATTTCATCCTGGCCGTGGTAGGGGAGGAACTGGGGTTCGTGGGTGTGGCGATCGTTCTTGCCCTATTCGCAGTGCTGGCGGCCAAGGGGATGAAGATCGCCCGGAATGCTCCCGATCACTTCGGCACCCTGCTCGCTGCCGGCATGACGCTGATGATCGGCCTGCAGGCGCTTATCAACTGCATGGTCGTGGTCGGGCTCCTGCCCACGAAGGGATTGCCGCTTCCATTCATGAGTTATGGCGGATCTTCTCTCTTGACTTCCGCCTTCGCCATAGGAGTCGTGCTCAATGTGGCTTCCAGGGAAAGCGCGGCATGAAAGTGATTATTGCGGGGGGAGGGACAGGCGGGCACATCTTTCCGGGGGTGGCCATCGCGGATGCCTTTCGTGAAATGGAGAGCGGAACGGAAATCGTTTTTATGGGGGCCGAGAGGGGGCTGGAAACGAGGGTGGTTCCGCAGATGGGATATGAACTGGTAACGCTTCCAGTGGCGGGCATTATTAATATGGGAGCAATGAGAGGAGTTGCAAGGTCGGTGGGATTGATGAGGGCGGTCCTGAAAGCGTACAGAATTCTCGGCCGATTATCTCCTGACCTCGTGGTGGGAGTGGGGGGATATGCCTCTGTTCCAGGGGTGATCGCCGCCGCGCTCAGGAGGATACCCAGATGCATCCTGGAGCAGAACGTAATTCCGGGGAAGGCGAACCTGTTTCTTTCGCGCTTTGTCCAGAGGATTTACTTGGGATTTCCAACAGATAAGCCGGTTTTTCCCACGGAAAAGACGGTCATTACGGGTAACCCCATCCGGCGGCAGGCCCTTATTTCCGGTGAAAAAGACAACACTGCCGGGGAACGGAAACATTGTCTGCTGATCCTGGGAGGCAGCCAGGGGGCGGCCCAACTCAACGACCTTGCCATGGAAGCGGTGCCGGCTCTTCTAAGGGGTAACAGCTCCCTGGATGTGATACACCAGACCGGCGCGATTCACGAGGAAAGGGTGAAAGACCACTACGAGAAGGAAGGGGTCGAGGTTGAGGTAGTTCCCTTCATTCCGGATATGGGGAATTACTATGCCAGGGCTGACCTGTGCCTGTCGCGGGCTGGGGCTATGGCGGTGTCCGAACTTGCCGCCGCCGGTCTCCCGGCAATTCTCATCCCTTTCCCCCATGCGGCGGGAAACCACCAAAGGGCG is drawn from Deltaproteobacteria bacterium and contains these coding sequences:
- the murG gene encoding undecaprenyldiphospho-muramoylpentapeptide beta-N-acetylglucosaminyltransferase; the encoded protein is MKVIIAGGGTGGHIFPGVAIADAFREMESGTEIVFMGAERGLETRVVPQMGYELVTLPVAGIINMGAMRGVARSVGLMRAVLKAYRILGRLSPDLVVGVGGYASVPGVIAAALRRIPRCILEQNVIPGKANLFLSRFVQRIYLGFPTDKPVFPTEKTVITGNPIRRQALISGEKDNTAGERKHCLLILGGSQGAAQLNDLAMEAVPALLRGNSSLDVIHQTGAIHEERVKDHYEKEGVEVEVVPFIPDMGNYYARADLCLSRAGAMAVSELAAAGLPAILIPFPHAAGNHQRANSRWLETFGGAVTLEADGANPALLLGEIEHLLNSPSLLEGMASACKRAGTVNAARRIAGEEIRRVEGLGHRN
- the ftsW gene encoding putative lipid II flippase FtsW — its product is MKSFRVDPAIVIAVLALMILGTVMVYSASAVRAYRDMGDSAFFFKRQLFFSIAALLTMVVVSLIPYQTWRTGAAPLLILTVALLGVVLSPLGHTANNATRWLKLGPFSFQIAEFAKLVVVIYLARYLGDRGDDIRKDGRMLIKPIVILAIILGLIVSEPDLGTAIFIGILGCSILFVGGIPFRRLVGLGLAAIPVVAYLVVNRDFRIQRIQAFLDPWKEYAGSGFQLVQSFLAFGDGGILGTGLGGGKSKLLFLPESHTDFILAVVGEELGFVGVAIVLALFAVLAAKGMKIARNAPDHFGTLLAAGMTLMIGLQALINCMVVVGLLPTKGLPLPFMSYGGSSLLTSAFAIGVVLNVASRESAA